One genomic window of Geoanaerobacter pelophilus includes the following:
- a CDS encoding shikimate kinase: MNIVLIGYRGTGKSEVGGILAKRLNMQCLSMDKEIVQRAGMSVSELVNKHGWPGFRDRESAVAADLALIDNLIIDTGGGVIERPENIENLKKNASIFWLKASVTTIVSRIQNCTDRPSLTGGKTFTEEIAEVLDRRTPLYKKSADHEIDTDDLTPVQVAEKIIAFLGE; encoded by the coding sequence ATGAATATTGTGCTGATTGGCTATCGCGGCACAGGTAAGAGCGAAGTCGGAGGCATTCTTGCCAAACGCCTTAACATGCAGTGCCTCAGCATGGATAAGGAAATCGTGCAAAGGGCCGGGATGTCTGTTTCGGAACTAGTCAACAAACATGGCTGGCCCGGTTTTCGGGATAGGGAGTCTGCAGTCGCAGCTGATCTGGCATTGATAGACAATTTGATAATTGATACCGGTGGCGGGGTTATCGAACGGCCGGAAAATATTGAGAACCTGAAAAAGAATGCCAGCATATTCTGGTTAAAGGCGTCTGTTACAACGATTGTTTCCCGGATTCAAAACTGCACTGATCGACCGTCTCTAACCGGCGGCAAAACCTTTACCGAAGAGATTGCTGAAGTTCTCGACCGCAGGACTCCCCTTTACAAAAAATCTGCAGATCATGAAATTGATACTGATGACTTAACCCCTGTTCAGGTCGCAGAAAAAATCATTGCTTTCTTGGGGGAGTAA
- a CDS encoding shikimate dehydrogenase, with the protein MKKDRSITTTTQLCAVIGNPVAHSLSPAIHNAAFNELGLDFVYVAFRVEALGKALDGMRSLQNFRGMSVTIPHKIEAMKFVDEIAEVDRAIGSINTIINENGKLVGLGTDGPGALKSLVDAGVKLAGKNILMLGAGGAARAIAFTLAQKAHPGKIVLLDVNETLLNGLVSDLKTGTETMIASGALNATVLQQAMPEADVIINCTPIGMHPHEGVSLVPVELYRAGQVVFDVVYTPLETKLLADARSRGLVTVSGVEMFINQAVMQFERFTGAEAPVEVMRRVVMEKLNS; encoded by the coding sequence ATGAAAAAGGATAGATCAATTACCACTACTACCCAGCTTTGCGCTGTTATTGGTAATCCGGTTGCGCACAGCCTCTCTCCGGCAATTCATAATGCCGCGTTTAACGAACTTGGTCTGGATTTCGTGTATGTTGCCTTCCGCGTAGAAGCATTGGGCAAAGCTTTGGATGGGATGCGCTCACTCCAGAATTTTCGGGGGATGAGTGTAACTATTCCCCATAAGATCGAGGCAATGAAGTTTGTTGATGAAATTGCTGAGGTGGATCGGGCAATTGGTTCGATCAATACGATAATTAATGAGAATGGAAAGCTTGTCGGTCTGGGCACAGATGGGCCCGGCGCGTTGAAGTCGCTGGTTGATGCAGGCGTCAAGCTTGCCGGTAAAAACATCCTGATGCTTGGAGCCGGAGGGGCTGCCAGGGCGATTGCTTTCACTCTTGCTCAAAAGGCACATCCCGGCAAGATTGTGCTGTTGGATGTAAACGAGACCCTGCTGAATGGGTTGGTTTCTGATCTTAAAACAGGCACTGAAACCATGATCGCTTCGGGGGCATTAAACGCAACTGTATTGCAGCAGGCGATGCCTGAGGCTGATGTTATCATCAACTGCACGCCCATCGGGATGCATCCTCATGAAGGGGTTTCACTTGTCCCTGTTGAGCTCTACCGTGCCGGACAGGTTGTTTTCGATGTCGTGTACACTCCACTTGAGACGAAACTGCTGGCAGATGCCAGGTCGCGTGGTCTGGTAACGGTCTCAGGGGTGGAGATGTTCATCAATCAGGCAGTCATGCAGTTTGAGCGTTTTACTGGAGCAGAAGCGCCTGTCGAGGTGATGAGGAGGGTGGTAATGGAGAAGCTTAACTCATGA
- a CDS encoding tyrosine-type recombinase/integrase, which yields MKQFTERFLASIKPQEKKFVLREGRGFALQVLPTGTKTFLYIFELNKQKGYYQLGNYPAMSLADARVAYNDAYNLVKKGIDPREEKKAAAEEKAKIAMEAALEAEAATRAADHLENYSFETLTQEEIPEDFVPTTVEQLAAVWFIDYSKENHSKRWQETILSAIRTHIIPNIGKMEISSVRHKHALTLIQQIAVNVPGSARNTMKFCRQMFKYACRQEWAEIQPFHEITESVPKIAPKADERHLDDDEIVKAWYEINKSSSSREVKRALKLILVTAQRPGEVAQIHRDQIKDKWWTIPAEVAGKNEREHRVYLTDTALKLIGDGKGHIFPSERGKRGHISENALSQAINRGYLSDDVVKVVGNRKIKARKEPYFGMKPWSPHDLRRTARTNMARVGVSDEVGEEVMNHIKPGVVGVYNKYRYDEEKKIALQKWEALLLEILKTKPENTNDLVKAD from the coding sequence ATGAAGCAATTCACCGAAAGATTTCTTGCGTCAATCAAGCCGCAAGAGAAAAAATTTGTTCTGAGAGAAGGACGAGGATTTGCACTTCAAGTTCTTCCCACCGGCACGAAGACATTCTTGTATATTTTCGAGCTGAACAAGCAAAAAGGGTATTATCAGCTTGGCAACTACCCCGCAATGTCCCTGGCTGACGCACGGGTAGCATACAACGATGCATACAATTTAGTCAAGAAAGGCATAGATCCTCGCGAAGAAAAGAAAGCTGCTGCCGAAGAAAAGGCCAAGATAGCAATGGAAGCCGCACTGGAAGCAGAGGCTGCCACTCGCGCAGCAGATCATTTGGAAAACTACTCCTTTGAAACTCTCACCCAAGAGGAGATTCCAGAGGACTTCGTCCCTACTACAGTTGAACAGCTTGCTGCAGTTTGGTTTATTGACTACTCTAAAGAAAACCACTCCAAAAGATGGCAAGAAACCATTCTCAGTGCTATCAGAACACACATCATTCCTAACATCGGTAAAATGGAAATATCTTCAGTTCGACACAAACACGCACTAACCCTCATTCAACAAATTGCTGTCAACGTCCCGGGATCTGCTCGCAATACTATGAAGTTCTGTAGACAAATGTTCAAATATGCTTGTCGTCAAGAATGGGCCGAGATACAGCCATTCCATGAAATTACCGAATCGGTGCCCAAAATTGCCCCGAAAGCCGATGAACGCCACCTTGACGATGACGAGATCGTGAAGGCTTGGTACGAAATCAATAAATCATCAAGCTCACGCGAAGTGAAACGTGCATTGAAACTGATTCTCGTGACAGCCCAGCGGCCCGGCGAGGTTGCTCAAATACACCGCGATCAAATTAAAGATAAATGGTGGACAATTCCTGCCGAAGTTGCTGGTAAAAATGAACGAGAACACAGGGTATATTTGACTGATACAGCCCTCAAATTAATTGGGGATGGAAAAGGTCATATCTTCCCATCTGAGAGAGGAAAACGAGGTCATATTTCTGAGAATGCGCTATCGCAGGCGATTAATCGCGGCTACTTGTCCGATGATGTCGTGAAAGTAGTTGGCAATAGAAAAATTAAAGCGCGAAAAGAGCCCTACTTCGGCATGAAACCCTGGTCACCCCATGATCTTCGACGAACTGCTCGCACAAATATGGCACGTGTCGGGGTATCAGATGAGGTTGGCGAGGAGGTAATGAACCACATAAAACCAGGTGTGGTCGGGGTGTACAACAAGTATCGTTATGATGAAGAGAAAAAAATCGCCCTGCAGAAATGGGAAGCTCTTCTCCTTGAAATACTGAAAACCAAGCCAGAAAATACAAATGATCTTGTCAAAGCAGATTAG
- a CDS encoding integration host factor subunit alpha codes for MTKADIVERVAEQCGLTKKDSIDMVESVFSIIKSTLESGEDIKVSGFGKFEVREKHERRGRNPQTGETIIIAARRILSFKPSTILKDAVQGK; via the coding sequence ATGACCAAGGCCGATATTGTTGAAAGAGTCGCTGAACAATGTGGATTAACAAAGAAAGATTCCATCGACATGGTGGAATCGGTCTTCAGCATCATAAAATCCACTCTTGAATCCGGAGAAGATATAAAAGTCTCTGGTTTCGGCAAGTTTGAGGTAAGGGAAAAGCACGAGCGCAGGGGCAGGAATCCTCAAACAGGAGAAACCATTATCATTGCGGCGCGGAGAATCCTATCATTTAAGCCGAGCACTATCCTTAAAGATGCCGTGCAAGGCAAGTAG
- a CDS encoding transporter has product MNLKNSIQIIVSCVLGLVTVLAAPYHVQAEQYIYSVSQGFEFSSGKYGTDTRTDTIFAPLTIFASPTDRLSLSLEIPFVYQSNGNVVSSIARGGMQGGRTTMLSAVGMSGMSGTGSGMSSSSGSMNQSESGLGDITLKVGYILLSEKDSMPQIRPMAFVKFPTADKNKSLGTGEFDEGFAVEITKWLGNWNPFVEAGYTVQGKSTQLALKNYMAYNAGVGYQVADNFRPILLIKGTTPPADGASSLLEVRLKLKFQVTKQTGIDGYIAKGITTNSPDFGTGLSVFYDF; this is encoded by the coding sequence ATGAACTTGAAAAATTCTATCCAGATAATTGTCAGTTGCGTTCTGGGTCTGGTGACAGTACTTGCAGCGCCCTATCATGTGCAAGCAGAGCAATATATCTATTCCGTTAGTCAGGGATTTGAGTTCAGCTCTGGGAAATATGGCACCGACACTCGCACCGACACTATTTTTGCGCCTCTTACCATTTTTGCCAGCCCAACCGATCGTTTAAGCCTTTCGCTTGAAATTCCATTCGTCTACCAAAGTAACGGCAATGTAGTATCCAGTATCGCTCGTGGAGGCATGCAGGGGGGTAGAACCACGATGCTGTCGGCGGTTGGAATGAGTGGCATGTCCGGCACCGGCAGTGGCATGTCTTCCTCTTCAGGCAGCATGAATCAGTCAGAGAGCGGTCTTGGTGACATAACCCTCAAGGTCGGCTATATCCTGCTATCCGAAAAAGATTCGATGCCGCAAATTCGCCCTATGGCATTCGTCAAATTTCCAACTGCCGACAAGAACAAGTCTCTGGGAACCGGTGAGTTCGATGAAGGGTTTGCCGTAGAGATCACAAAGTGGCTTGGCAACTGGAACCCGTTCGTAGAAGCAGGCTACACCGTGCAAGGGAAGAGTACGCAACTTGCCCTCAAAAACTATATGGCCTACAACGCAGGTGTAGGGTACCAAGTTGCCGATAATTTTCGCCCGATACTTCTTATCAAAGGCACTACTCCTCCGGCTGATGGTGCAAGCAGTTTGTTGGAAGTCCGGCTGAAATTGAAATTTCAGGTAACAAAACAGACAGGTATTGACGGATATATAGCCAAAGGAATTACCACCAATAGTCCCGATTTTGGTACCGGATTATCGGTATTCTACGACTTCTAA
- a CDS encoding DNA-binding protein, which translates to MTPSRFSLICMKAILLNSLLFGTAFAGFFGSDDKGKSGLDFNGGYDINTVTTMSGRVISLPHPGENENTIMEVKSGNELLNICLGPGSYWDKNGIAINVNDDLSVKGSKAQGQDGKSYVLAQKLVNKTTGAQVDLRNDKGEPAWSVRNTSRTRMESPAGGMRNQGGGMMRSGGGGMMRR; encoded by the coding sequence ATGACACCAAGCCGTTTTTCTTTAATCTGTATGAAAGCAATTCTTCTGAACAGCTTGCTTTTCGGTACAGCGTTCGCCGGTTTCTTTGGCAGCGACGACAAGGGGAAAAGCGGCCTGGATTTTAACGGTGGCTATGACATCAACACGGTTACCACAATGTCTGGACGGGTCATTTCACTGCCGCACCCAGGTGAGAATGAAAATACCATCATGGAAGTCAAGAGTGGTAACGAATTGCTTAACATCTGTTTAGGGCCGGGATCGTACTGGGATAAGAATGGGATCGCCATTAATGTGAATGACGACCTTTCGGTCAAAGGGTCAAAAGCTCAGGGTCAGGATGGAAAATCGTATGTATTGGCACAGAAGCTTGTGAACAAAACCACAGGTGCGCAAGTAGATCTGCGAAATGACAAAGGTGAACCGGCTTGGTCGGTAAGAAACACCAGCCGCACGCGAATGGAGAGCCCTGCCGGAGGCATGAGAAACCAGGGCGGTGGCATGATGCGGAGCGGTGGTGGTGGCATGATGAGGCGCTAA
- a CDS encoding sigma-54-dependent transcriptional regulator translates to MKGRILLVEDDETFRSLLQTILEDDGHEVLTADDGLKGLQLIRSKSFDLVVSDLKMPGKTGLELFRETRIDPNPPLFIFITAFGRVDEAVGAMKEGAVDFLTKPLENPDALLVLVNRAIEGQGRAREYVTLKEAEAAGLPPEELIFAGQAMQMVRKLVHDVASTTANVLIYGESGTGKELVARTIHLLSPRGKASFVPLNCAAIPENLLESELFGHEKGAFTGAIQARQGKFELARGGTIFLDEIGEMPLALQAKLLRVLQERVFERVGGSKEIKADVRVIAATNRNLQDEVTQRRFREDLYYRLNVFPIQLPQLKDRADAIPLLAGYFLNRFSMQIGKKLKGFEKEALSAMEHYVWPGNVRELQNVVERAVILAQGTIRCDNLPDTVSRKTEPVPQDSRDALKSVEREMIIKALGKHRGNRRLASEELGLSRRALQYKLKEYNLLDEKE, encoded by the coding sequence ATGAAGGGACGCATTTTACTGGTCGAAGACGATGAAACATTCAGAAGTTTATTGCAGACGATCCTGGAGGATGATGGCCATGAGGTCTTGACCGCAGATGACGGGCTCAAGGGGTTGCAGCTGATCCGAAGTAAGAGCTTTGATCTGGTGGTGTCTGATTTGAAAATGCCCGGCAAGACCGGCCTGGAACTGTTTCGCGAAACACGGATTGATCCAAACCCGCCTCTGTTTATATTTATAACCGCTTTTGGCAGAGTAGATGAGGCGGTTGGCGCCATGAAAGAAGGAGCTGTGGATTTTCTCACCAAGCCGTTGGAAAATCCTGACGCCTTGCTTGTCTTGGTAAATCGCGCAATCGAAGGTCAGGGTCGTGCCCGAGAGTACGTTACTCTTAAAGAAGCCGAAGCCGCTGGACTGCCGCCTGAAGAACTGATTTTTGCGGGTCAGGCAATGCAAATGGTTCGCAAACTGGTACATGACGTAGCTTCTACCACAGCGAACGTTTTGATTTACGGCGAAAGCGGCACCGGCAAAGAACTCGTGGCTCGCACCATTCACCTGTTAAGCCCCAGAGGAAAGGCCAGCTTTGTACCACTTAACTGTGCCGCCATTCCGGAAAACCTTCTGGAAAGTGAACTGTTCGGCCATGAAAAGGGAGCTTTCACCGGCGCAATTCAGGCTCGACAAGGTAAATTTGAACTTGCCAGGGGCGGCACCATCTTTCTGGACGAAATTGGTGAAATGCCTTTGGCACTACAGGCAAAGCTGCTTCGTGTTCTGCAAGAGCGGGTATTCGAACGTGTTGGGGGCAGCAAAGAGATTAAAGCCGATGTTCGAGTCATAGCCGCAACCAATAGAAATCTCCAGGATGAAGTTACTCAGCGCAGGTTTCGGGAGGACCTCTATTATCGATTGAATGTTTTCCCAATACAACTTCCGCAACTCAAGGACCGGGCTGATGCCATTCCTTTACTGGCGGGTTATTTTCTTAACCGATTCAGCATGCAGATCGGCAAAAAGCTCAAAGGTTTCGAGAAAGAGGCATTAAGTGCGATGGAGCATTATGTCTGGCCGGGCAACGTTCGTGAATTGCAGAATGTCGTGGAGCGGGCCGTGATTCTGGCCCAGGGAACCATCCGCTGCGATAATCTGCCTGACACCGTGTCACGTAAAACTGAACCGGTACCCCAAGACAGCAGAGATGCCCTGAAATCCGTAGAACGGGAAATGATTATCAAGGCCCTTGGCAAGCACAGGGGGAATCGGCGACTGGCATCTGAAGAGCTCGGTTTGTCGCGTCGGGCATTACAGTACAAACTGAAAGAGTACAATCTCCTTGATGAAAAGGAGTGA
- a CDS encoding two-component system sensor histidine kinase NtrB, whose product MRKVLLFGGVLLSAVLIWFTASNYQSARPIAEENLRGLALSLTSAIENIAIHDPTLQNLGTFKSQDIAFFALIDRKGLYRFHTNSDLIGTPIQGVLPLPTLQDGTTSYERINLRTGEIAFEFNAPIYLSGETLVLRLTLHTYRADTVIRRAELNMIVLLCLLAAGWVLALALYRFTWREEQRKLEMAHRESLAQLGEVGAMLAHEIRNPLSGIKGYAQVIEKKPQDERNSGFAHRIVSETLRLETLVSDLLSYAKSDRESMLTLNLSAVVSHVVALLQPEAEQLNIKFICEFTENILIYSNQDRLSQVLLNVVKNAIQSISESGSIKITSSVDGKYALVKVSDTGQGISMEDLPRIFEPFYTTKARGTGLGLALCKKIVEEHGGKITVQSSVGEGTTVSISIPIRQSRSKK is encoded by the coding sequence ATGAGAAAAGTATTATTATTTGGCGGAGTATTGTTGTCCGCTGTCCTTATCTGGTTCACTGCAAGCAATTACCAAAGTGCTCGACCGATTGCCGAAGAAAACTTGCGCGGTCTAGCCTTGTCCCTTACGTCCGCTATTGAAAATATCGCCATCCACGACCCCACTCTGCAGAACCTTGGTACATTCAAGTCTCAAGACATAGCATTTTTCGCACTGATAGATCGGAAGGGCTTGTATCGATTTCACACCAACTCTGATCTCATTGGTACGCCTATACAAGGTGTTCTACCACTACCTACACTCCAGGACGGAACAACGTCATATGAACGTATAAACCTTCGTACTGGAGAAATCGCTTTCGAGTTCAATGCTCCCATCTATCTCTCGGGAGAAACACTCGTCCTCCGGTTGACGCTCCATACCTATCGTGCTGATACCGTTATCAGACGGGCAGAACTGAACATGATAGTCCTACTCTGTCTTCTCGCTGCTGGATGGGTTTTGGCTCTGGCTCTCTACCGCTTTACCTGGCGGGAAGAACAGCGCAAATTGGAAATGGCGCATCGTGAAAGCTTGGCGCAGTTGGGCGAAGTGGGAGCTATGCTTGCCCACGAAATCAGAAACCCGCTGTCTGGGATTAAGGGGTACGCCCAGGTAATTGAAAAGAAACCTCAGGATGAGCGTAATAGCGGGTTTGCCCATCGTATCGTATCGGAAACTCTCCGGCTAGAGACTCTGGTCAGCGACCTGCTCTCATATGCCAAAAGTGATCGTGAATCGATGCTTACGCTGAATCTCTCAGCAGTTGTTTCTCATGTCGTAGCTCTTCTCCAACCAGAAGCTGAGCAACTCAATATCAAATTTATTTGTGAATTTACGGAAAATATCTTGATTTACAGTAACCAGGACAGGTTATCGCAAGTCCTGCTCAATGTAGTCAAGAATGCCATTCAATCTATATCTGAAAGCGGTTCTATCAAGATAACATCAAGTGTAGATGGGAAATATGCTTTAGTGAAAGTGAGCGACACCGGGCAAGGGATAAGCATGGAAGACCTGCCCAGAATTTTTGAACCATTCTATACTACCAAGGCCAGAGGAACAGGATTGGGGCTGGCTCTGTGCAAAAAGATAGTCGAAGAGCATGGGGGAAAGATCACCGTGCAAAGCAGTGTTGGGGAAGGAACTACCGTATCCATATCAATCCCCATTCGGCAGAGTAGGAGTAAAAAATGA
- a CDS encoding DUF302 domain-containing protein: MELKTTYAFGKVVDARFAEIDQKVRAELAKEGFGILSEINVQNKFKEKLGRDFREYIILGACNPALAWEAFAKEINIGTLLPCNVVIYRDDNAKTVVMVMDPVAALGVIGNDELTEIAAQVRARMERVLAAL; the protein is encoded by the coding sequence ATGGAACTAAAAACCACCTACGCATTCGGCAAGGTAGTTGATGCACGGTTCGCAGAGATAGATCAGAAAGTACGAGCAGAGCTGGCCAAAGAAGGTTTCGGCATCCTAAGTGAGATCAATGTTCAAAACAAATTCAAGGAAAAGCTCGGCAGGGATTTTCGTGAATATATTATTCTCGGTGCCTGTAATCCTGCATTGGCTTGGGAAGCTTTTGCCAAAGAGATCAACATCGGCACACTACTCCCGTGCAATGTAGTGATCTATCGAGATGACAATGCTAAAACCGTGGTCATGGTAATGGACCCAGTTGCCGCCCTAGGCGTGATCGGTAATGACGAACTCACCGAAATCGCCGCTCAGGTCCGGGCCAGGATGGAACGCGTCCTGGCTGCCCTCTAA
- a CDS encoding cytochrome c, with the protein MKRTIVITVSCLALGLLSVAGSALAHGTEKHDKGKLADVQMKKLHTMMPLFSLVSAELEKAIEKRDSAAVELEAGKMLRAIPELKKSKPHKNVNQQKKFVELAESLELALTSTNVMAEKGDFAGARKAFKKVEETCAACHAKFRD; encoded by the coding sequence ATGAAGAGGACAATTGTTATCACAGTAAGTTGTTTAGCACTGGGATTGCTGTCAGTTGCCGGTTCGGCTCTTGCTCATGGCACAGAGAAGCACGATAAAGGGAAGCTGGCAGATGTTCAGATGAAAAAACTGCACACCATGATGCCGTTGTTTTCACTTGTGTCGGCCGAACTTGAAAAAGCAATTGAGAAGAGAGACTCGGCAGCAGTGGAGCTTGAAGCTGGAAAGATGCTGCGAGCCATACCCGAACTGAAGAAATCGAAACCGCACAAAAACGTCAATCAGCAAAAGAAATTTGTTGAACTGGCAGAATCTTTGGAGTTGGCCTTAACTTCAACAAACGTAATGGCGGAAAAGGGAGATTTTGCCGGTGCAAGAAAGGCATTCAAAAAGGTTGAGGAAACCTGCGCCGCATGTCATGCCAAGTTCCGTGATTGA
- a CDS encoding GerMN domain-containing protein, translated as MKKTISIMVALALTGFLIYGITFQKKKIPVEKPGTVIATPAYEKSYGPAPTVDKGTAYAFVIYFPSAKESGKIVPFPFFTFDEGSIKKVAVERLLSGMETGSYQGEFLSAPPGSRIVSLSETQGTVILTLSKEIASPNASQFVTALIQTLRQFKGVSAVSVKIEGSDKTLASEGDDSSIIQPGPPRLLSVTAMKDKGAKEVEEVNAFFDRPVDVKELKLLAKDDKQYEGDLYHSAFDMAGVLKPKDRSRFTERMPIKVRWKVVDKLGRQAEGDNVWFLEVKEH; from the coding sequence ATGAAAAAAACCATATCCATTATGGTAGCATTAGCATTAACCGGATTTCTGATCTACGGAATCACCTTTCAAAAAAAGAAAATACCAGTCGAGAAGCCTGGAACGGTTATCGCTACACCTGCCTACGAAAAATCGTACGGCCCCGCACCTACCGTTGACAAAGGTACGGCTTACGCTTTTGTGATCTATTTTCCATCAGCCAAAGAATCGGGAAAAATTGTGCCGTTTCCGTTCTTCACTTTTGATGAAGGAAGTATCAAAAAGGTTGCGGTTGAGCGGCTTCTATCCGGCATGGAGACCGGCAGCTATCAGGGAGAATTCCTGTCAGCGCCACCCGGCAGCCGGATTGTTTCCTTGAGCGAGACTCAGGGAACAGTTATCCTTACCCTGAGTAAAGAGATTGCCTCACCTAACGCCAGCCAATTTGTCACTGCTCTCATCCAGACGCTGCGTCAGTTTAAAGGCGTTTCAGCAGTGAGCGTCAAGATCGAAGGGAGCGATAAAACGCTCGCATCCGAAGGAGACGATAGCAGCATCATTCAGCCGGGACCGCCGCGCCTGTTGAGCGTAACGGCCATGAAAGACAAAGGGGCCAAAGAGGTTGAGGAGGTGAATGCCTTTTTTGACCGGCCGGTTGACGTCAAGGAACTGAAACTTCTGGCAAAGGATGATAAGCAGTACGAAGGAGATCTGTATCATTCTGCGTTTGACATGGCGGGGGTGCTCAAGCCGAAGGACCGCTCACGGTTCACGGAACGCATGCCGATCAAGGTGCGCTGGAAAGTGGTGGATAAGCTTGGCAGGCAGGCGGAAGGTGATAATGTCTGGTTTTTGGAGGTCAAGGAACATTGA